The proteins below are encoded in one region of Drosophila santomea strain STO CAGO 1482 chromosome 2R, Prin_Dsan_1.1, whole genome shotgun sequence:
- the LOC120446932 gene encoding WASH complex subunit 1: MEESPYLHSPYQVAIIATDLHHEDTIIQAAQSLDCLHKTINSIFERIDARLARNGSKVEDINNRVKRAQAKIDALVGSKRAIQIFAPARFPATDVLAPLPATFPQVAANPLMEQQVDQQPQRPYSSHSPAEQQQDDADIFFHVRGDREQESPLVAERKITNRTAGLGSLPAGGVRSVPSLMRFNTNEFAYGEDLNAWKRSLPPQNARRVASQSARLTAEKQLAPAPHSLAHGTTKLATPAGDLRYNPAALAAPAIDVPLDLPDLPGIANDLQYEPVEEKTPIAPSQQFGDLPELPDLGLEEQEITVQAIAARTHIPGPARKKSLGQCPSPVMAAPPPPPPPPPPPPPPPPAQTMGIPSPPPFPTKGAVKPLSPSISTPLNMPPPPPPTEDPRSELMAAIRNAGGVHGGRLRSPAAAPLDVVDNTRSKAGAAATGDLMADLHNKLMLRRKGISGSQNPGEATAGNPLMQQLSRVIPPPVQPRKGSQSSDEAHSEDDEDGWN; encoded by the coding sequence ATGGAGGAGTCACCTTACCTGCACAGCCCCTACCAGGTGGCCATTATCGCCACCGACCTGCACCACGAGGACACCATAATCCAAGCAGCCCAGTCCCTGGACTGTCTACACAAAACCATAAACTCGATTTTCGAGCGAATCGATGCCCGCTTGGCGAGAAATGGTTCAAAGGTTGAGGACATAAACAATCGTGTGAAGCGCGCCCAGGCGAAAATCGATGCGCTCGTTGGCTCCAAGCGGGCCATCCAGATCTTTGCACCCGCCCGCTTTCCGGCCACCGACGTCCTGGCTCCGCTGCCAGCCACCTTTCCACAGGTGGCAGCCAATCCCCTGATGGAGCAGCAGGTGGACCAACAGCCACAGCGGCCATACAGCAGCCACAGTCCCGCggaacagcagcaggatgATGCGGACATCTTCTTCCACGTACGTGGCGACCGGGAGCAGGAATCACCTCTGGTCGCAGAGCGGAAGATAACCAATCGAACCGCTGGCCTGGGAAGCCTTCCTGCGGGTGGAGTGCGCTCCGTACCCTCGCTTATGCGATTTAACACCAATGAGTTCGCTTACGGCGAGGATCTGAATGCCTGGAAGCGATCGCTACCACCGCAAAATGCCCGACGCGTTGCAAGTCAGTCCGCAAGACTAACCGCCGAGAAGCAGCTGGCTCCGGCACCCCATTCGCTGGCCCATGGCACCACCAAACTCGCGACTCCAGCTGGGGATCTGCGCTATAATCCTGCTGCCTTGGCTGCACCCGCCATTGATGTTCCGCTGGACCTGCCCGATCTACCTGGCATTGCGAATGACCTGCAGTATGAGCCAGTAGAGGAGAAAACACCAATAGCCCCTTCCCAGCAGTTTGGTGATTTACCGGAGCTGCCCGACTTGGGCCTCGAGGAGCAGGAAATCACAGTGCAAGCCATCGCGGCACGGACGCACATTCCAGGGCCTGCGCGTAAGAAGAGTCTGGGACAGTGTCCATCGCCTGTTATGGcggcaccaccaccgccacctcctccaccaccgccgcctccacctcctccgccagcCCAGACGATGGGAATTCCATCACCGCCACCCTTTCCCACAAAAGGAGCTGTGAAACCGCTTTCCCCGTCAATATCAACACCTCTTAATATgccgcctccacctccacctaCCGAAGATCCGCGATCTGAGCTTATGGCTGCCATAAGAAACGCAGGCGGAGTGCACGGCGGCCGTCTGCGGTCGCCGGCGGCTGCTCCGCTCGACGTGGTGGACAACACTCGCTCCAAGGCGGGAGCCGCTGCCACGGGTGATCTGATGGCGGACCTTCACAACAAGCTAATGCTTCGACGCAAGGGAATTTCTGGGAGCCAGAATCCCGGGGAGGCCACCGCTGGCAATCCCCTGATGCAGCAGCTTTCCCGCGTTATTCCGCCGCCGGTGCAGCCCCGCAAGGGATCTCAGTCCAGCGATGAAGCACACTCCGAGGATGACGAAGATGGGTGGAACTAG
- the LOC120446938 gene encoding protein LTO1 homolog: protein MTSPSRDINDLFDEIVLTEEKEARLGYEEGLKDGQEQGNEEGYKLGYAQGVSLGEELGKILGQVVAQQQLKHTDKVRRSLEQLRSLIEEFPRTNDPQADIIGAVQDIRSSHRRLRALLGSKKTPGAETPPETNSVDHKDYSF from the coding sequence ATGACAAGTCCGTCGCGAGATATAAACGATCTTTTTGACGAAATTGTCCTGACCGAGGAGAAGGAAGCACGTTTGGGCTACGAGGAGGGACTGAAAGACGGCCAGGAGCAGGGCAACGAAGAAGGCTACAAATTGGGTTACGCCCAGGGTGTCTCACTAGGCGAGGAGCTCGGCAAGATTCTGGGCCAGGTGGTGGCTCAGCAGCAACTAAAACACACGGACAAGGTGCGCCGCAGTTTGGAGCAGCTGCGCTCGCTCATCGAGGAGTTTCCGCGCACCAACGATCCGCAGGCGGACATAATTGGTGCAGTGCAGGACATTCGATCCTCCCATCGTCGCCTACGTGCCTTGCTTGGATCCAAAAAAACGCCTGGAGCAGAAACGCCTCCAGAAACAAATTCGGTCGATCATAAAGACTACAGCTTTTAG
- the LOC120446944 gene encoding protein transport protein Sec61 gamma-1 subunit: MDKVVKFAEPGRAFAKDSIRLVKRCTKPDRKEFQKIAIATAVGFAIMGFIGFFVKLIHIPINNIIVGS, from the coding sequence ATGGACAAGGTTGTGAAATTCGCGGAACCCGGACGCGCCTTCGCCAAGGACTCGATCCGCCTGGTAAAACGCTGCACGAAGCCCGACCGCAAGGAGTTCCAGAAaatcgccatcgccaccgccGTGGGCTTCGCCATCATGGGCTTCATCGGGTTCTTCGTCAAACTGATCCACATTCCCATCAACAACATCATCGTGGGATCCTAG
- the LOC120446934 gene encoding endonuclease G, mitochondrial, protein MNGPRVGGVLALGATALGAFYLGTHVERERRHDGSTSGLPRLPGLPTFGTVSAASLIPAQESNVSLAATPSRIGQIMKYGFPGLDHVRSHSDYVLSYDRRNRVPHWVFEHLTAESVAKNDAVDRSKCDFKQDESIHPFFRSQNTDYRRSGYDRGHMAAAGNHRLHQKHCDETFYLSNMAPQVGQGFNRDAWNTLEAHVRRLTKTYSNVYVCTGPLYLPHKEDDGKTYVKYEVIGSNTVAVPTHFYKVIVSESTDHKLHMESYVMPNQVISNDTPISVFQVPPESVERSAGLLFFDQINRKQLATINGKKV, encoded by the coding sequence ATGAATGGTCCACGAGTGGGTGGCGTATTAGCCCTAGGTGCCACCGCCCTGGGCGCTTTTTACCTGGGTACCCACGTGGAGCGCGAACGCCGCCACGATGGCTCCACAAGTGGCCTCCCGCGACTGCCTGGTCTGCCCACCTTTGGAACTGTTTCGGCCGCCAGTTTGATTCCCGCCCAAGAAAGCAATGTAAGCCTAGCGGCAACTCCATCGCGGATCGGTCAGATCATGAAGTACGGTTTCCCGGGACTCGATCACGTGCGCTCCCACTCGGACTACGTGCTTTCCTACGATCGGAGGAACCGAGTGCCCCACTGGGTGTTCGAGCACCTAACGGCAGAGTCAGTGGCCAAGAACGATGCCGTGGACAGGTCGAAGTGCGATTTCAAGCAGGACGAGAGCATCCACCCGTTCTTTAGGTCACAAAACACGGACTACCGCCGATCGGGCTATGATCGCGGACACATGGCCGCCGCTGGAAATCACCGACTGCACCAGAAGCACTGCGACGAAACCTTCTACCTGTCGAACATGGCGCCACAGGTGGGCCAGGGCTTCAACCGAGATGCGTGGAACACTCTCGAGGCACACGTGCGCAGACTGACCAAGACCTACTCCAATGTGTACGTCTGCACGGGTCCACTGTACCTACCGCACAAGGAGGACGATGGAAAAACGTATGTGAAGTACGAGGTCATCGGCAGTAACACTGTGGCTGTTCCCACCCACTTCTACAAGGTTATTGTGAGCGAATCCACGGACCACAAACTCCACATGGAGTCATACGTGATGCCCAACCAGGTGATCAGTAACGACACTCCCATCAGCGTGTTCCAGGTGCCTCCAGAGAGCGTGGAACGTTCGGCGGGATTGCTCTTCTTCGATCAGATTAATCGCAAGCAACTGGCCACCATCAATGGCAAGAAAGTCTAG